A section of the Carya illinoinensis cultivar Pawnee chromosome 12, C.illinoinensisPawnee_v1, whole genome shotgun sequence genome encodes:
- the LOC122288992 gene encoding pectinesterase QRT1-like encodes MGLSVFRATFLVVFLVGIQEISSVEGDVYGTDYISWDDLKVDEKKVAAGLTVGDEQGQILVVDKNGRGDSLTVQGAVDMVPENNTQRVKIYVLPGIYREKVFVPSSKPYVSLIGNQNGMSDTIVTWNNKASDEDSDGVQLGTSGSASVAIESDYFCATGITFENTVVAVPGGYGMQAVALRIAGDKAVFYRVRILGTQDTLLDDTGSHYFYQCHIQGSVDFIFGRSRSLYQDCVIQSTAKNWGSIAAHHRDLPDENTGFSFVNCKITGTGSILLGRAWGDYSRVVYSQCNMDDIITPSGWSDWKQPSRQKTVVFGEYQCRGRGADKRGRVPWLKSFSYEEVRPFQDKTFISGEQWIRL; translated from the exons ATGGGTTTGTCTGTTTTCAGAGCAACTTTTCTTGTGGTTTTCTTGGTTGGTATTCAAGAGATCAGTTCTGTGGAAGGGGACGTGTATGGAACCGACTATATTAGTTGGGATGATCTGAAGGTCGATGAGAAGAAGGTGGCGGCAGGATTGACTGTCGGAGATGAACAAGGGCAGATTCTTGTGGTTGACAAGAATGGTAGGGGAGATTCTCTGACGGTTCAGGGAGCGGTTGACATGGTTCCAGAGAACAATACACAGCGAGTTAAAATATATGTTCTCCCAGGAATATACAG AGAGAAGGTCTTTGTGCCAAGTTCCAAGCCATATGTTTCATTGATTGGGAACCAGAACGGAATGTCTGATACCATAGTTACTTGGAACAATAAAGCATCAGATGAAGATAGCGACGGAGTTCAACTTGGAACCTCTGGATCAGCTTCTGTAGCCATAGAGTCCGATTACTTTTGTGCAACTGGAATCACTTTTGAG AACACAGTAGTTGCAGTGCCTGGAGGATACGGAATGCAAGCAGTAGCACTTAGAATAGCAGGTGACAAAGCAGTGTTCTATAGAGTCAGGATTCTTGGGACGCAGGACACTCTGTTGGATGACACTGGATCACACTACTTCTACCAGTGTCACATTCAAGGAAGTGTTGACTTCATCTTTGGAAGATCAAGATCACTCTATCAG GACTGTGTCATTCAGTCGACCGCTAAGAATTGGGGATCAATTGCAGCTCATCACAGGGATTTGCCAGACGAAAATACAGGGTTCTCTTTTGTAAACTGCAAAATCACTGGAACTGGCAGTATCCTTTTGGGAAGAGCTTGGGGAGACTATTCAAGAGTAGTATACTCCCAATGTAATATGGATGATATAATTACTCCCTCAGGATGGAGTGACTGGAAGCAACCGTCCAGGCAGAA GACTGTGGTGTTCGGGGAATACCAGTGCAGGGGCAGAGGAGCAGATAAGAGAGGCCGTGTGCCATGGTTGAAGTCTTTCAGTTATGAGGAAGTTAGACCTTTCCAGGACAAGACATTCATAAGCGGAGAACAATGGATTAGGCTTTAG
- the LOC122288988 gene encoding uncharacterized protein LOC122288988 isoform X2 encodes MTGTSHSFVEWREEFVSQERGNRVVHYFLKDSSGESILAVVGTERSVRHMFYVVSEEFLQVYGKESSIHAGYKWRSRREVVDWLTSMLSKQHLPGGSGSPSSTMDGMGAPQTQAADDTGHIAIFKGHHPDIVWSGVAWKCGKQLKHYPSFCRNGTTIAIQSFVFVMAKGENHYLAYLEDMYEDKRGQKKVKVRWFHHTQEVEGKIPIRNPHPKEVFMTPYVQVISAECVDGPATVLTREHYEKCITSFPHPQCARIHLCYRQFRNNRVKPFDLSKLRGYFDQPILSCLVPNPFSTPESISLSLTGEEAEQLSSGENVKVGAKRTRSGRVCRSFAADHSGVRNSVRINQTITYEPYENLDYSLSGSRRLLSRKHIGCHVWHTPLFKVDEKIELLCHDSGIRGCWFRCTVLQVSRKQMKVQYDDVQDEDGYGNLEEWIPTSKMAMPDKLGMRHLGRPAIRPAPPSEEQVDLAIEVGTAVDAWWSDGWWEGVVTGLDDSGDSTMQIYFPGESILLNVQKKDLRKSKDWMGDRWVDIQGKPDILSDLSATIGLDSKLSPSSNIAKDIKSGVSMSCADSSTRFNIAVDEKLDLPAVASSDGLPEDMERVVDGKSPPLNDKGNRFEGVDTNSSCNNGDDLQGDDDDDNDKHDNDGESGDDTQNFDYGQNCKAELMELAAQDVQ; translated from the exons ATGACTGGAACTAGTCACTCTTTTGTGGAGTGGAGAGAAGAGTTTGTATCGCAGGAGCGTGGCAATCGTGTGGTTCACTATTTCTTGAAGGATTCATCGGGGGAGTCCATCCTTGCAGTTGTGGGAACTGAGAGAAGTGTTAGGCACATGTTCTATGTTGTTTCCGAGGAGTTCTTGCAAGTATATGGGAAGGAAAGTTCCATTCATGCTGGTTATAAGTGGCGATCGAGAAGAGAGGTCGTAGACTGGCTTACGTCTATGCTATCCAAGCAGCATTTACCTGGAGGGTCCG GGTCTCCCAGCTCCACAATGGATGGAATGGGCGCTCCACAGACTCAAGCAGCAGATGATAcg GGCCATATTGCAATTTTCAAGGGACATCATCCAGATATTGTCTGGTCTGGTGTTgcatggaaatgtggtaaacaGCTCAAGCATTACCCATCATTTTGCAGAAATGGGACCACAATAGCT ATTCAATCCTTCGTCTTTGTCATGGCTAAGGGGGAAAATCACTATCTTGCTTATCTGGAAGATATGTATGAAGACAAGAGGGGTCAGAAAAAGGTTAAAGTAAGGTGGTTTCACCACACTCAGGAAGTCGAGGGCAAAATTCCTATACGAAATCCTCACCCAAAAGAAGTTTTCATGACTCCATATGTACAGGTCATTAGTGCAGAGTGTGTTGATGGTCCTGCCACAGTCTTAACTCGTGAACATTATGAAAAATGCAtcacttcttttcctcatcCTCAATGCGCCAGAATACATCTGTGTTATAGGCAGTTCAGAAACAACAGAGTGAAGCCTTTTGACCTCAGCAAATTGCGTGGCTACTTTGATCAACCAATTCTCTCTTGTTTGGTTCCCAATCCCTTCTCAACGCCTGAGTCTATATCCCTTAGCCTGACTGGGGAAGAAGCTGAACAGTTGAGTTCAGGTGAGAATGTAAAGGTGGGAGCTAAGAGGACAAGAAGTGGTAGGGTGTGCCGAAGTTTTGCTGCAGATCATTCAGGGGTCAGAAATTCTGTTAGAATTAACCAGACTATAACATATGAACCTTACGAGAACTTAGACTATAGTTTGTCAGGCAGCAGGAGATTGCTTTCCCGAAAGCACATTGGGTGTCACGTTTGGCATACTCCACTATTTAAGGTTGATGAAAAAATAGAGTTGCTCTGCCACGATAGTGGCATTCGAGGCTGCTGGTTCAGGTGTACAGTCTTGCAGGTATCACGAAAACAGATGAAAGTTCAATATGACGATGTACAGGATGAAGATGGATATGGAAATCTTGAG GAATGGATCCCAACTTCTAAAATGGCCATGCCTGATAAACTTGGCATGAGGCATCTGGGTCGCCCTGCAATTAGGCCAGCCCCTCCCAGTGAGGAACAAGTCGACCTTGCAATTGAGGTTGGGACTGCAGTTGATGCATGGTGGAGTGATGGTTGGTGGGAAGGAGTTGTGACTGGATTGGATGACTCTGGTGATAGTACCATGCAAATTTACTTTCCCG GTGAGAGCATACTGTTGAACGTACAAAAAAAGGATCTAAGAAAATCCAAAGATTGGATGGGGGATCGGTGGGTTGATATACAGGGAAAGCCAGACATACTCTCAGACCTATCTGCAACTATTGGCTTGGACTCTAAGCTTTCCCCATCCTCAAACATTGCCAAGGACATCAAATCTGGTGTTTCTATGTCATGTGCTGATAGCAGTACCAGATTTAATATTGCTGTAGACGAAAAGCTCGACTTACCTGCAGTCGCCAGTTCTGATGGCCTTCCTGAAGATATGGAAAGAGTCGTTGATGGTAAGTCACCACCATTAAATGACAAGGGAAATAGGTTTGAAGGTGTTGACACGAACAGCAGTTGTAATAATGGGGATGATCTCCAAggtgatgatgacgatgataaTGACAAACATGACAATGATGGTGAGAGTGGTGATGACACTCAGAATTTCGATTATGGGCAGAATTGTAAAGCAGAACTCATGGAACTGGCAGCACAAGATGTTCAATAG
- the LOC122288988 gene encoding uncharacterized protein LOC122288988 isoform X1 has protein sequence MTGTSHSFVEWREEFVSQERGNRVVHYFLKDSSGESILAVVGTERSVRHMFYVVSEEFLQVYGKESSIHAGYKWRSRREVVDWLTSMLSKQHLPGGSELPKFDPIQPLGSPSSTMDGMGAPQTQAADDTGHIAIFKGHHPDIVWSGVAWKCGKQLKHYPSFCRNGTTIAIQSFVFVMAKGENHYLAYLEDMYEDKRGQKKVKVRWFHHTQEVEGKIPIRNPHPKEVFMTPYVQVISAECVDGPATVLTREHYEKCITSFPHPQCARIHLCYRQFRNNRVKPFDLSKLRGYFDQPILSCLVPNPFSTPESISLSLTGEEAEQLSSGENVKVGAKRTRSGRVCRSFAADHSGVRNSVRINQTITYEPYENLDYSLSGSRRLLSRKHIGCHVWHTPLFKVDEKIELLCHDSGIRGCWFRCTVLQVSRKQMKVQYDDVQDEDGYGNLEEWIPTSKMAMPDKLGMRHLGRPAIRPAPPSEEQVDLAIEVGTAVDAWWSDGWWEGVVTGLDDSGDSTMQIYFPGESILLNVQKKDLRKSKDWMGDRWVDIQGKPDILSDLSATIGLDSKLSPSSNIAKDIKSGVSMSCADSSTRFNIAVDEKLDLPAVASSDGLPEDMERVVDGKSPPLNDKGNRFEGVDTNSSCNNGDDLQGDDDDDNDKHDNDGESGDDTQNFDYGQNCKAELMELAAQDVQ, from the exons ATGACTGGAACTAGTCACTCTTTTGTGGAGTGGAGAGAAGAGTTTGTATCGCAGGAGCGTGGCAATCGTGTGGTTCACTATTTCTTGAAGGATTCATCGGGGGAGTCCATCCTTGCAGTTGTGGGAACTGAGAGAAGTGTTAGGCACATGTTCTATGTTGTTTCCGAGGAGTTCTTGCAAGTATATGGGAAGGAAAGTTCCATTCATGCTGGTTATAAGTGGCGATCGAGAAGAGAGGTCGTAGACTGGCTTACGTCTATGCTATCCAAGCAGCATTTACCTGGAGGGTCCG AATTACCAAAATTTGACCCAATACAACCTTTAGGGTCTCCCAGCTCCACAATGGATGGAATGGGCGCTCCACAGACTCAAGCAGCAGATGATAcg GGCCATATTGCAATTTTCAAGGGACATCATCCAGATATTGTCTGGTCTGGTGTTgcatggaaatgtggtaaacaGCTCAAGCATTACCCATCATTTTGCAGAAATGGGACCACAATAGCT ATTCAATCCTTCGTCTTTGTCATGGCTAAGGGGGAAAATCACTATCTTGCTTATCTGGAAGATATGTATGAAGACAAGAGGGGTCAGAAAAAGGTTAAAGTAAGGTGGTTTCACCACACTCAGGAAGTCGAGGGCAAAATTCCTATACGAAATCCTCACCCAAAAGAAGTTTTCATGACTCCATATGTACAGGTCATTAGTGCAGAGTGTGTTGATGGTCCTGCCACAGTCTTAACTCGTGAACATTATGAAAAATGCAtcacttcttttcctcatcCTCAATGCGCCAGAATACATCTGTGTTATAGGCAGTTCAGAAACAACAGAGTGAAGCCTTTTGACCTCAGCAAATTGCGTGGCTACTTTGATCAACCAATTCTCTCTTGTTTGGTTCCCAATCCCTTCTCAACGCCTGAGTCTATATCCCTTAGCCTGACTGGGGAAGAAGCTGAACAGTTGAGTTCAGGTGAGAATGTAAAGGTGGGAGCTAAGAGGACAAGAAGTGGTAGGGTGTGCCGAAGTTTTGCTGCAGATCATTCAGGGGTCAGAAATTCTGTTAGAATTAACCAGACTATAACATATGAACCTTACGAGAACTTAGACTATAGTTTGTCAGGCAGCAGGAGATTGCTTTCCCGAAAGCACATTGGGTGTCACGTTTGGCATACTCCACTATTTAAGGTTGATGAAAAAATAGAGTTGCTCTGCCACGATAGTGGCATTCGAGGCTGCTGGTTCAGGTGTACAGTCTTGCAGGTATCACGAAAACAGATGAAAGTTCAATATGACGATGTACAGGATGAAGATGGATATGGAAATCTTGAG GAATGGATCCCAACTTCTAAAATGGCCATGCCTGATAAACTTGGCATGAGGCATCTGGGTCGCCCTGCAATTAGGCCAGCCCCTCCCAGTGAGGAACAAGTCGACCTTGCAATTGAGGTTGGGACTGCAGTTGATGCATGGTGGAGTGATGGTTGGTGGGAAGGAGTTGTGACTGGATTGGATGACTCTGGTGATAGTACCATGCAAATTTACTTTCCCG GTGAGAGCATACTGTTGAACGTACAAAAAAAGGATCTAAGAAAATCCAAAGATTGGATGGGGGATCGGTGGGTTGATATACAGGGAAAGCCAGACATACTCTCAGACCTATCTGCAACTATTGGCTTGGACTCTAAGCTTTCCCCATCCTCAAACATTGCCAAGGACATCAAATCTGGTGTTTCTATGTCATGTGCTGATAGCAGTACCAGATTTAATATTGCTGTAGACGAAAAGCTCGACTTACCTGCAGTCGCCAGTTCTGATGGCCTTCCTGAAGATATGGAAAGAGTCGTTGATGGTAAGTCACCACCATTAAATGACAAGGGAAATAGGTTTGAAGGTGTTGACACGAACAGCAGTTGTAATAATGGGGATGATCTCCAAggtgatgatgacgatgataaTGACAAACATGACAATGATGGTGAGAGTGGTGATGACACTCAGAATTTCGATTATGGGCAGAATTGTAAAGCAGAACTCATGGAACTGGCAGCACAAGATGTTCAATAG